A segment of the Streptomyces sp. P9-A2 genome:
CAGGACGGTGAAGGTCCGCCGGGTCTCTCCGACGAAGTCGGGGAACGCTTCCAGGCCGTCCAGGAGACGGTTGAGCAGCGGCACCGCGACGGGGTCGGCGTTGTGTAGCCGGGTGAGGTCTGCGCGATAGGCGAGGTCGTCGATCGCCTTCAGGTCGTCGTCGGTGCTGGTGCGTGCGAGTCGGGCGGTGAAGTCACGTCCGAGTGCTTTTACGGCTCTCCTGTCGGATCCGTGGGTCGTTGACCAGGGCTGATACGCAGAACACGCCGTACCCGGGGTACGTTTCGACTGCTGAAGGTACGAAACGAATAAACCTGGATACGGCGTGCAAAGTAAGAGGATATGGGTTCGGTTGCTCGGTGTCGAAAAGACGCTGATCGAGCAGGTCGAGGCCGAGGAGGCCGACCCCGAGGGCGGTGTCGGTGGTGAGCTGGTGATCGTGGCGCATGTCCGACCGGCGAAGGGCCACAGGCAGCGGTGCGGGATCTGCCGGCGCAAGGCGGCGAAGTACGACGCCGGTGAGGGACGCCGACGCTGGCGGGCCCTGGACCTGGGCGTCATCCAGGCATTCCTCGAGGCCGACGCGCCCCGGGTCTCCTGCCCCGAGCACGGCATAGTGGTCGCCTCGGTTCCCTGGGCGAGACACGGCGCCGGACATACCCTGGCGTTCGACACGCAGGTGGCCTGGCTGGCGACCTGCTGTTCCAAGACGTCCGTCACCCAGCTCATGCGGACCGGGTGGCGCACGGTAGGCAACATCGTCGCCCGGGTCTGGGCGGACGTCGAGAAGTCGGTGGACCTGTTCGCCGGGCTACGACGGATCGGTATTGACGAGATCAGCTACAAGAAGCGCCACAAGTACCTGACCGTCGTGGTGGATCACGACTCCGGGCGTCTGGTCTGGGCTGAGGCCGGCCGGGACAAGGCCACCCTGCGTAAGTTCTTCGACGCCCTGGGCAACGAGCGCGCCGCGAAGCTCACCCACGTGTCCGCGGACGCGGCCGACTGGATCTCCACGGTGGTCGCCGAGCGCTGCCCGCAGGCGGTACGGGTGATGGACCCCTTTCACGTCGTTCAGTGGACCACCGACGCCCTGGACGTCGTGCGCCGTCAGGTGTGGAACGCCGAGCGCGGAGGCAAGGGCAGATCCACCCGGGGCTCAAAGTCCCTGAAGAAAGCCCGCTTCGCGCTGTGGAAGAACCCCGAGGACCTCACGGCCGGGCAGCGGGCCCAGCTGCTCTTCATCGCCAAGGCTCACCCGCTGCTGCACCGGGCGTACTTGCTCAAGGAAGGTCTGCGCACCGCCCTCAAGCAGGGCCCCGACACCACCGAGGCGCTGTGGGACTGGGTGC
Coding sequences within it:
- a CDS encoding ISL3 family transposase — translated: MQSKRIWVRLLGVEKTLIEQVEAEEADPEGGVGGELVIVAHVRPAKGHRQRCGICRRKAAKYDAGEGRRRWRALDLGVIQAFLEADAPRVSCPEHGIVVASVPWARHGAGHTLAFDTQVAWLATCCSKTSVTQLMRTGWRTVGNIVARVWADVEKSVDLFAGLRRIGIDEISYKKRHKYLTVVVDHDSGRLVWAEAGRDKATLRKFFDALGNERAAKLTHVSADAADWISTVVAERCPQAVRVMDPFHVVQWTTDALDVVRRQVWNAERGGKGRSTRGSKSLKKARFALWKNPEDLTAGQRAQLLFIAKAHPLLHRAYLLKEGLRTALKQGPDTTEALWDWVLWARRSRIAAFVELQRSIVRHFDAITAAAEHGLSNGLVESMNTKIRLITRIAFGFKDPKSLIALAMLSLGGHRPQLPGRQLATR